A stretch of the Streptomyces ortus genome encodes the following:
- a CDS encoding long-chain fatty acid--CoA ligase, whose amino-acid sequence MPDQALVATVAGAVDVMDGLMQPRPLTIAHILERAERLYAHKHVTTAGTERHTYVDVVQHARRLATVLDSLDVPVGARVATFASNNRRHLELYLAVPATKRVLHTINIRLSSEHLEYIVNHAEDDVVFVDRRLLPRIRPILDRMPRVRHWVVLPDGSPTDIRPDPRILDYDELLSGADPFAGSFEDTFVLADENLASGLCYTSGTTGRPKGVLYSHRSTVLHCLGTLAAGLIGLRESDVVMPIVPFFHANAWGLPYGAMMAGASLVLPGHSAEPAHLLQLMQTERVTVAGAVPTVWSSLVPQLREYDLSATRFLLGGGSAVPPTLSETYRAALGVPITHSWGMTEVSPVGAIGGTRTQHEQATPEERVAVRAAQGQPLPLVNVRIVDVDTGRELPRDGHAVGELQVSGPWVASGYFRVGADESYTDDGWLRTGDLATIDADGYLRLVDRIKDLIKSGGEWISSVELETAIASHPDVAEVAVIARPDPRWTERPVAYVVLREGSGGTADELLQHITPMVAKWWLPDDIVFLAALPKTGTGKLSKSSLRESMRMG is encoded by the coding sequence ATGCCCGATCAGGCCCTCGTCGCGACCGTCGCCGGAGCAGTCGATGTCATGGACGGTCTGATGCAGCCGCGTCCGCTCACCATCGCGCACATCCTTGAGCGAGCCGAACGGCTTTACGCGCACAAGCACGTCACCACAGCCGGCACGGAGCGGCACACGTATGTCGACGTCGTACAGCACGCTCGGCGTCTCGCCACCGTCCTGGACTCCCTCGACGTCCCGGTCGGTGCCCGTGTCGCCACGTTCGCCAGCAACAACCGACGCCACCTCGAGCTTTATCTCGCCGTCCCGGCCACCAAGCGAGTCCTGCACACCATCAACATCCGGCTCTCGTCGGAGCACCTCGAATACATCGTCAACCACGCCGAGGACGACGTGGTGTTCGTCGATCGCAGGCTGCTCCCACGGATCCGGCCGATTCTCGACCGGATGCCACGTGTGCGGCACTGGGTGGTGCTGCCCGACGGCAGTCCGACGGACATCCGACCGGATCCTCGCATCCTGGACTACGACGAGTTGCTCTCGGGTGCTGATCCGTTCGCGGGTTCCTTCGAGGACACGTTCGTGCTCGCGGACGAGAACCTGGCCTCCGGGCTGTGCTACACGTCGGGTACGACCGGACGGCCCAAGGGCGTGCTGTACAGCCACCGTTCGACCGTCCTGCACTGTCTCGGCACACTGGCGGCCGGTCTCATCGGCCTCCGCGAGAGCGACGTCGTGATGCCGATCGTGCCGTTCTTCCACGCCAACGCCTGGGGGCTGCCCTACGGCGCGATGATGGCGGGTGCCTCCCTGGTCCTGCCCGGCCACTCGGCGGAACCGGCTCACCTGCTCCAGTTGATGCAGACCGAGCGGGTCACTGTCGCGGGTGCCGTTCCCACGGTGTGGTCGAGTCTGGTTCCACAGCTGAGGGAGTACGACCTTAGTGCCACACGCTTCCTGCTCGGCGGCGGGTCCGCCGTTCCGCCGACGCTGTCCGAGACCTATCGCGCCGCGCTAGGGGTACCCATCACCCATTCCTGGGGGATGACGGAGGTCAGCCCCGTCGGGGCCATCGGCGGTACGCGCACCCAGCACGAGCAGGCGACCCCGGAGGAGCGGGTGGCAGTACGGGCCGCCCAGGGGCAGCCGCTGCCGTTGGTGAACGTGCGGATCGTCGACGTCGACACGGGCCGGGAGCTGCCGCGCGACGGCCACGCCGTCGGCGAGCTGCAGGTGTCGGGGCCGTGGGTGGCCAGTGGCTACTTCCGGGTGGGAGCGGACGAGAGCTACACCGACGACGGCTGGCTGCGCACCGGTGATCTGGCCACCATCGACGCCGATGGCTACCTGCGCCTGGTGGACCGGATCAAGGACCTGATCAAGTCCGGAGGCGAGTGGATCTCCTCGGTGGAACTCGAAACCGCCATCGCCTCACACCCGGACGTCGCCGAAGTCGCCGTGATCGCCCGCCCGGACCCGCGGTGGACGGAACGTCCCGTCGCCTACGTGGTGCTCCGTGAGGGCAGCGGGGGCACGGCCGACGAGCTCTTGCAGCACATCACGCCGATGGTCGCCAAGTGGTGGCTGCCCGACGACATCGTCTTCCTGGCGGCCCTGCCCAAGACGGGTACCGGCAAGTTGTCGAAGAGCAGCCTTCGGGAGTCGATGCGTATGGGCTGA